The genomic window CCCGTTCAGATCACAGTAAAACACTTCATTACTCCCTCGCTCCTTGTAGTTCCAAATCATCACCTCAATCCTGCGACGACTATAACTGCGATACCCGAAACAACTCCTCACCACCGCCCATCACGCCGTATTCAAACCCGTGAGGAGGGATCCCTCCCTGCATCAGCATCGGGGCGGCATACGCGCTCAAATCGTAACACGTGGACAACATCCAAGGGTGCACGTGAGGCAAAAAACTGTGAGGAGGAACCGTCGGGGCGGCCGGTTTGTCCGGCGTTATTAACGACTCAATTGTAAAAGACCTCTTCGGTCGTTGGATAATCGTCGTTTGTTCACCGGGTGATTTTGAGGAGGGCGGCAAAGTGGGAGACGGAGGCTCTAAGGGCGGCGAGTTAAATTGAGCCAAAGATGCCGCCGGATTAATGAGTTCCGTGGCTTGGTTTGCCGTTGAGGGCGGCGTGAAGAATAGTCTGTTGATGTTCGATAGGGCGGCCAGTTCGTTTTCCAGTATCTCTTTGTCGCTTTTGAGCAGTTTGAAGCGTTTCCTTCTGCGGAGGAGGCTACCGTTAACGAACATATCGAAAGCGGCAGGATGCAGGGCCCAATAGGCCCCTTTCCCGGGCCTATCGGGCTGCCTGGGGATCTTTATGAAGCAATCGTTAAAAGAGAGGTTATGTCGCAAACTGTTTTGCCACCTCTGAgtgttttttctataataaggAAACCTGTCTGTGATAAACTTGTAAATTTCGGACAGAGGCAACATCTTCTCCGGAGAATTCCATATCGCCATCGCCGTGAGGGATATATAAGAGTAAGGGGGCTTTTGGTCACCGTAAGACTCTCTGCTGGGGCGCGGCATCTTCAAAAATCACACTCCTCACTGTTCTTAACTCACACACTACAATTGCACCATCACCGGATGGATCTCTTAAGATGAACACCAGATATATACGTCCAATGTGGGTTTAAGCTCGACACTGTTTAAACAGCTTCGGCTGCCTCTGTGAAAACATTTACTCAACAAAAGAGGTTCGGAGGAGCCTCCCAGTCGTGTTGCCGATTGGCGGGAGTTTAACAATGGCCCTGGGAATCACGCCCATGGTCGGTATGATGGTAGACCAATGAGAGAAACCCGTAGGCCGATTCGTTCTAGCCAATAGTGAGGCGTCGTTTGTCGCTGCTGCCCCATGGCTAATGAATCGCTTATTTAAGCAAAGATTTGGTTCGTTATGGCCGGTACTTAAGCGGGATTTATTAGGTTATCAGTTGCGGCGCATGCTGGGTGTGTTGGTCATGTTGGTTTTATTCGGGTTTTTTGATGATTTTCcatattaaatacttttggaaAGTAACTGGGAGTGATCAGtcattttgaactttttggcgcccaacagttaagccgttattttttaaatttttacggAATACACTGAGACAGAATGGCAAACCCTCACAAGTAGCGCCAGTGCTACCAATGTCTAGATATTATAATGGATTTAAACTTTTCGTAACGAATTTGggaataatttgatttttcaagGCCACCACATCGCACGCAAAGGATAATAAACTTGTTAGGGAAAGGCAATACCCAAAGAATGATCTGGCCAGTAAATGCCCCAGATATGAACTTAATTGAACATGTATAGGATTATCTTAGGAGAGCAATATTCCATCGAGACAATCCTCTTTTGACGCTTTAGGAATAAAAACAGAAACTATAGGCAAACTAAACCATAATAATAGAATTCTCTGCATTACGCGTTATTTCCAACTCCCAttcttttcattaaataattatgcTGCC from Anthonomus grandis grandis chromosome 13, icAntGran1.3, whole genome shotgun sequence includes these protein-coding regions:
- the LOC126743851 gene encoding fork head domain-containing protein FD4-like — encoded protein: MPRPSRESYGDQKPPYSYISLTAMAIWNSPEKMLPLSEIYKFITDRFPYYRKNTQRWQNSLRHNLSFNDCFIKIPRQPDRPGKGAYWALHPAAFDMFVNGSLLRRRKRFKLLKSDKEILENELAALSNINRLFFTPPSTANQATELINPAASLAQFNSPPLEPPSPTLPPSSKSPGEQTTIIQRPKRSFTIESLITPDKPAAPTVPPHSFLPHVHPWMLSTCYDLSAYAAPMLMQGGIPPHGFEYGVMGGGEELFRVSQL